DNA sequence from the Aneurinibacillus sp. REN35 genome:
GGATCGGACGGGCTCTCGCCTGCTTGTTTTGCATAAACACACCGGGGCTGTAGAACATCGTACATTTACCGACCTAAAACAATACGTAAAAGCCGGCGATACGCTCGTGCTCAATGACACGAGGGTTATTCCTGCCCGGCTTTTTGGCGTGAAGGAAGGCACAGGTGCACATATCGAAGTGCTGTTGCTAAAACCTGTTGGTGAAGACCGTTGGGAGACGCTTGTACGCCCGGGTAAGCGGATTAAGCCGGGAACACGGATCATCTTCGGTGATGGAATCCTTGTTGGGGAGTGTGAAGACAGCACCGAGGTAGGTGGTCGTATTGTACGGTTTGAATATGAAGGTATCTTCCATGAACTGTTGGATCGTTTGGGTGAAATGCCGCTTCCGCCATATATTAAAGCGCAGCTTGAAGATAGTGAGCGCTACCAGACCGTATATGCGAAGCATCGCGGATCGGCCGCCGCTCCGACGGCAGGTCTGCATTTCACAGAAGAGTACCTTGAGGAATTGAAGACGATGGGCGTGCGTCTGGCCTTTCTCACGCTTCATGTTGGACTTGGTACATTTCGTCCGGTGATGGCTGAGACGCTAGAAGAACATCAGATGCACAGCGAATTTTATTCTCTTACAGAAGAAAATGCCCGTATAATTAATGAAACCAAAGCGAACGGCGGCCGTATTATAGCCGTAGGAACCACTTCCTGCCGTACGCTGGAGACGATCGGCCAAAAGCACAAAGGTACACT
Encoded proteins:
- the queA gene encoding tRNA preQ1(34) S-adenosylmethionine ribosyltransferase-isomerase QueA, producing MNVNDFDFYLPESLIAQNPLADRTGSRLLVLHKHTGAVEHRTFTDLKQYVKAGDTLVLNDTRVIPARLFGVKEGTGAHIEVLLLKPVGEDRWETLVRPGKRIKPGTRIIFGDGILVGECEDSTEVGGRIVRFEYEGIFHELLDRLGEMPLPPYIKAQLEDSERYQTVYAKHRGSAAAPTAGLHFTEEYLEELKTMGVRLAFLTLHVGLGTFRPVMAETLEEHQMHSEFYSLTEENARIINETKANGGRIIAVGTTSCRTLETIGQKHKGTLVAEEGWTDIFIYPGYEFSVIDGLVTNFHLPKSTLVMLVSALAGKDHILRAYEEAVREEYRFFSFGDAMLIL